The following are from one region of the Thermoproteus uzoniensis 768-20 genome:
- the hxlB gene encoding 6-phospho-3-hexuloisomerase — translation MSETFKAAFLEIANFILYSLNKLDLNSIGKFTDLLVSAYKEERAVLVVGMGRSGLVARGFAMRLRHLGIHSYVLGETITPPVDKDDIVVAISGSGTTQIVVAAAEAAKKMGAVVVAITTYPDSPLGKLADIVVFVPGRTKVAVMDDYFARQILGLHEPLSPLGTLFEDTAMVVLDAVVADLMRRLGKNEHDLAKRHANIEVP, via the coding sequence ATGTCAGAGACATTTAAAGCGGCTTTTCTAGAGATTGCAAATTTTATTCTATATTCTCTGAACAAGCTCGATTTAAATAGTATAGGGAAGTTTACAGATCTCCTAGTATCTGCATATAAGGAAGAGCGAGCCGTTTTGGTAGTCGGCATGGGCCGTAGCGGGCTCGTCGCCAGGGGCTTCGCCATGAGGTTACGCCACCTCGGGATACACTCGTACGTGTTGGGCGAGACCATAACGCCTCCAGTGGACAAAGACGATATAGTGGTCGCGATATCGGGCAGCGGGACTACCCAGATTGTGGTGGCCGCCGCCGAGGCCGCCAAGAAGATGGGCGCCGTCGTGGTGGCCATAACCACATACCCCGACTCGCCGTTGGGCAAACTCGCCGACATAGTAGTGTTCGTCCCGGGCAGGACCAAGGTGGCCGTCATGGACGACTACTTCGCCAGGCAGATACTGGGCCTCCACGAGCCCCTTTCGCCGCTCGGCACACTGTTCGAGGACACGGCGATGGTGGTCCTCGACGCCGTGGTGGCCGACTTGATGCGGCGGCTGGGCAAGAACGAGCACGATTTGGCCAAGAGACACGCTAATATTGAAGTGCCTTGA
- the speD gene encoding adenosylmethionine decarboxylase, which translates to MRGDAGVETVVIGRHVYGNLYDCDRDVLRDETRLIQIVRNAARIANATLVSVNTYKFGANGGLTVFAIVAESHISIHTWPEHGFATVDVYTCGNTDPEAAFNYIAKELNAQRVEVFRGDRSLRR; encoded by the coding sequence ATGCGGGGGGACGCCGGGGTGGAGACGGTAGTTATAGGCCGCCATGTCTACGGCAACCTCTACGACTGCGATAGGGATGTCCTTCGAGACGAGACCAGGCTTATACAAATAGTCAGAAACGCCGCGAGGATAGCCAACGCCACGTTGGTCTCGGTGAACACGTACAAGTTCGGCGCAAACGGCGGCCTCACCGTCTTCGCCATAGTTGCGGAGAGCCATATATCGATACATACATGGCCCGAACACGGCTTCGCCACAGTCGACGTCTATACCTGCGGGAACACGGACCCAGAGGCCGCCTTCAACTACATAGCTAAGGAGCTGAACGCCCAGAGGGTTGAGGTATTCCGCGGCGACCGCTCTCTGAGGAGATAG